The Oryza sativa Japonica Group chromosome 11, ASM3414082v1 DNA window tcgcgacacaaatcgatccggcttcttgaacgaACACACtattgagccccgcaatcgcagcaccacgtctcctctggttatcacccatgtcgaaacgcggatgacctcgccgagaaggctaatccctatttgcgaatcgaagaacacacaCAGGAACAAAGAAGGACGCAACCAAAAATGCAGATGAATGAATAAGCTCACAAGttgggtcttacaaaccgatctagcggtgaaactgttctcgacagaataatctaagcaaaacccaaaccctaaagaTGACGACAGGTACTGATATCAAGAGTTTAGGGTCATGCAACCAACCCTTAACGCAACCCTAATaggttccaacacgatacacggcccGAAAGCCCAAATAGGATGATGCAGCACCGGGATATATTTTGGATGTCAACTTATTCAGtcgattcccgttgactcggaaagaatttggacgtgtgtccaaaaccattggaaaggatatcttcttagctttccatccatatagAGAACGCCCCAATCTGGTCACGTATGCGACCTGCGTGCCCATTTTAGTGCAGACTGATCCTAGACTCTGAATTGCACTCGAAGCcgacttggtttgggcctccaccttgacttggaTGTCCTCGATGATCCTCCATGACTCTAAGTCCTTTCCCAAGTGTCTCCTTTCCCCTTCTattgttcctaatcacaatataatcattaggtagcaatctattctcaAATTCGTACAAAAAAAGCacataggaacgagctcacctctaaattcaattgtcgcgcgcgagcgcttgttatcggtccttgaatgaccggtggaggattgttgtgtgtatccgaAGGAGTGATATCCGCATCACGTGTTTTCTCATCAGTTTATAATCTTTTAGGTTGAACTATTTGGTGCATGAAATTTAATAACATTTACAATCTTTCTTACATTGAAGACGCTAGAAATAGGAATTATTCCTAAATCCTGATAACATTTGCATATGAAAGTTTCTTATCAAAACCGTTACTCACATAGCGAAACTTACAATGACCTAAATGTATTAAAAAATTCAGTGTATGAAGCAACTCAGTGTAGTGGTGGAATGGGGAATAAAATGATTACGACTTGTTTGAAAACTCGAGGGAAGATGATTGGTAGTTTCAACGAGTaaattgatggtgagattaacatggaaatttgatttttagtcccaatcttttgtttggtagaggtggtgggAATTGATAGATGATTGGTAGTTTAGTTGAAGATTAgaagttagaaaaaaaacaggtggttgagatttttttttagataaagtaTAGGAGAAATTTCCTCTCAATTACCACCACTATCCAGATATTAGAAAGGAGAGAGTTCCTTTATCAATTCCCATCCCTATCCCACCACAACTCCAATATCTCCCAACCAAATAGCATCGTCTCTCAAAACTCCCAActctatatagttggtacctACTAAGATCATTAACACCTATAAAGCAGCCCTCACATGAAGCCACGTCACCACAAATTCCAGAACCGTTAGATTTGATCTCAACGTTTGCAAACTCCCTCAGCTCTCCGTTACATAGCTCGGTTGCAGCAGCTGAGGCCCAACCCAGCTTAAGCGATTGATCCAGCCCATCCAGTCTCCTCACTTCCTTCTCCTCTTGCGGCATGCGAGTGGTCGATGTGAACTCCGATCACCACGAGTAACCATCGACGGCGGCAAGAACAATTACTTCTGAAAACCGATGCCACCATGATAGGCAGACAGATGGTCATTCTTAATGGCTCTAATGCCTTTTGTTCTCTTCTTATCCCCTCTTTCCATTTACTTATAAATTCATAAAATCATAATCATTATCAAGCGGGATAGTTAATCTATCAGGCCGATGGTGTTTCGCTCAAGTTGCTGGAGCTTGCTCGCTGGAAAAATATGCATCACTGCACCATCCTCTTCAATTTTCTCCAACGATCTAGCACAGGTTACCAACTTCCTCTTTGCCTTTGGTTGATTCATCTAATTTGTTTCCCCAAAATAGGACCAGCATTCTAATTTGAACCTGTATGTGTTCAGTGTTTATGCAAGCATGGCCCAATACATATTAGCATTATTTTCCCATTTTTGTTATCAAACAGTTTTCCCATGCATTTCAATTCCTTCCGTTTCCTGTCCCAGGATCCAGATACTTGATACTGagtcaattcttttttttatttgtcctGAACTGCAGATCAATTTTCATTATTCCAGTTGAAGGATACGGCCAACAATATCACGTAGATCAATTGGTTGATTTGTCATCTACATATTCAGATCTAAGAAGAATATAACTCACCAAGTTTGCAAGTTGAGTAACACTTTCAAATTGGATGGGTATGTTCACCCAATTATGTTTTCTAATTTGTATTTCAGTTCTGATCTTTACCTGGTGAGGATATCTTCAATCTTAGAAATAGATTGGATTGGCTTCTGTCTCAAATATATATGTCAATTCATTTCGCTGTCAGAGCATCGAGCTGCTCCCATTAAGGCcgtgtgaaatatgtgaatggatatgAAATATGTGATCAAAATGAATGTTATGTGAATATGGTTGTGTTAAATATATTGATGGTTGTGTATATGAATGGGGGTGTTGgggtgtgacatcctggcctagggcttaataggattaatagaatactcataccaacaagttCCAACAACTTGTCCCTTAATCTAATGCTTTTAGCTGGCTGAGGGAATTAATACCAGACATATCACACGCATGTTTTTAGTTTTGTTGCATACATATACAAGATATCATATGGTAGATATCAAATGGATCTGATCTAAACATTTCACATTAAGTAGGCGTGGATGTAACTGGGAAAACTAAAGACATCTTAAAAGATTTGGAACATGATGATGCAAGTTGCAGTACATGAAATATATAGCGCTGATAGGacaatattaaaatatggacATGTATTGGGCCATGATAAGTTATTAACGACCGGTTGATAGGCGTACCGACAAGAGCTGATTAAGGTCACACCACTATTCCATGATTGAGGTCACACCACTGTTCCATGATGGAGCCTACCGGCGAGCTGATTAAGTaattgagataaaaaaaaagagaaacaatcAATCAATAGGACATATCGTCTTCAATGACAAGGCACATCTGTGACAGTACCATACACAGTTGTATCTTGTGGCTGGATAGGTTATTAGGATATGTAACTGCCACCTACTCATGTTCTACAGACGTGGCTGTGATTAAACACACATTATATAAGGCCACTGTTCCATGATTGAGGCAACCGATGAGCTGATTAAGTAATCGAGattaaaaaagagaaacaaGTAATCAATAGCACATATCGACTTCAATGACATGGCACAAACGTGACAGTACCATACGCAGGTGCATCGTATGGCCGGATAGGTTAAAGGACATGTACCATCCATCTACACATGCTTAAGAGTCGTGGCTGCTGGTTAAGCATGCAATCTATAAGGCTTCACGATATGTTATAAGCGACCAGCTGATTGATGAATCTATCGGCAAGAGCTGAATAATTGTGGCTGCATCACTGTTCTATAACGGTTGGTGTACTTGCTCGTAGAATATTTATTGGGGATTTGAGTGAGTTAGGCTACcggttatttatttttattgatgACTAGTTCTGCCCATTTTTATGTAAGTATAATCATTCAGAAAATAATTGGGGGTTGGAATTAGGCCTGCCACATAGAAATATGTGGGTCCACATATAGAAATCGACCAAAATTTGTATAAATTTGTTTTCCATATAATAAATCATCCCTCTAAATTTTAGTCAAATTTTTTGAAGTTATTTAATGTGAACGCGAGTTTCTGCTAGGAGGGTTGTTCCCACTATGAATACTTTCATATAGCTTAGTACCTTGGCACTTTTGGATCACAGTATAAACCCTCGAGTGGGAACAACTCACTGAGATCCAAGAGTGATCATAGGACTTTTGGTTCACAGTGGCAACTCGGCAGTTATTGTATTATATATCTATGCAGAAAACTAAATGCCCTCTGCAGTCTCCAATTGAGACACTAGTCCTATGTAGAAGAAAAACACGGTCAATAGATCCAAAGCAACTAAGACAACTGGCAGCGACTAAGAAGTGCATTATAGATATCTGTTCTAATATTAATGTGATTGTatgattgaaaataaaaaatatcctGGAAGAAACATAACCTAGATATATATCCCTTATTTAATTAGTGTCCTTGGGAGTTGGACAGTGGTTGGAGAGATGAGGGAGAAATTTAAATGATGAGTGATTGGAGGAAAAAATAGTACTCTAGAATTGGACTTACTTTTTACTTGTTTTTAATCATATGGAATTACagttaatttattattataggAGCGAGGGAGTAAATAATTGTTAGATGAAATATGTTtgtaccatatttttttaaaaaaatcttcacTGTAGGTCCTCACTGATGAGCATGTTTTAAGCCCCCAGCAAAGCATGGTGTGGATGTTCCACTGCCAAAGCGTGTTTACCTGGTTCAATCATTCCATGTGGTTGTTAGGTGCAAGCATAGTACGCAATAGTGATGTTGTTGCTTGTGTATTTTCTTAGCTCTCCAAACAACTACTTAAAAAGAGTTATGGTACAGTGCCCAAATAATGAGATTAATGATTGTCCCATTGCAGTGTGAACAAATTAGATGTACACCGAAATGCTTAAAAGAAAAATGATATTTCATCGATTAAAATCAGAAGATGAATAACCATCTAAGAAAAGATGTGCGTTGGATCGCAAAATCAGTTGGCATAATTGCCAAGGAATACTCGCAACAAGGATTATAATTTACTGTTACAATTAAACAGTTTCTTTATATAGGAATCTTTGTAGTGAGTTATGCAACAAGGAGCAATGATATTGGTAGAGTCAGTGATTTACATTACAGATTGAAACCATCATTATGTATTGTTTTCCATCGATCATGGAAACTGGCTTGAGTACTGCTCCTGAAACTATTATAGTGCTAAGCTGAATAAAGCCCGCACAAtcgattcaaaaaaaaaataaagcccgCACAACGAAGATTGTTACATGACTTGTCTCTATCAGTCTGTTGCATGAAATTTAACGAGCGCGCTTGGGAGTTGGACTGTGGTTGGGTAGATCACGGTGAAATTTAAATGATGCGTGATTGGAGGAAAAAATAGTACTCTAGAATTATACTTACGTTTTTCAAGTTATGAATCTGTTAACAGGAAATTTGGTAAGATAGACTCGAATTTGGAGTTAGATATAGACGCGGAATTGAAGGAGATTGAATCTTACTAAATACGGACTGCGCATCGGCTGGGTATCCCATTGGCTAGAAACAGAATTGGAAACAGATTGACACTGGTACAGATcctctcatctgtgacggcccatcACATGCCTGGACAACGTGGGCCGTCAGaacgaagtcatctcaatcgggcctaaatttTTTCCGTTGTAGACGTACTCGTCGGGGTGCATATTCctatagcccgtcaccgatgacactcatctgtgacgggctcgaagttaggcccgattgagatgacctcCACTATCTCGATCGGGCCCAAATACTGAGCCCGTCACATATgagtgtcatcggtgacgggctccaaagAAGGCCCTATTGAGATGGCCTTAATGCCTGTCACCGATGACTCTTATCGGTGTCGGGCTTCTATTTGTACCAGTTAGAGATTAGTGTGCGCCCGTTAGAAATGACATTtttttggcccgattgagatatactTTGCACACTATATATACTCCAGTAGTCCGTTGTCTGTAGTttatcccactgttcactattttggtgggaggttgAAGGGGGcgaatttttgtaatttttttgcaaacaaaaacaggaaaaatcataaaagtaagtAAAAGGGTACTAATCATTTCCTATTAATTTAGTAGTACTTATGTTATGAGATGTTAACTAATATTTTGTTCATTGTTCAGCGatggatcgaagttggatgtacaCGACTGGCTTGAGGCGTCATTACAAGGAGTATAGAGATGGCGTATTAAGTTTTATGAAAACCGCAGAGGAGGATAGGATAAGAAGAAACAACAagtacatgtgttgtccatgtagCGATTGCAGGAATGAGATTTTGTGGGAAGATGAAAAGGAAGTACACGCTCACTTGATACGCCGGGGATTCATGGAGAGATACACATGTTGGGTGatgcatggagagcaagatctGGGTACTAATGGtgcagcagcagacagaagtggtgcaGACAATCATGAAGAAGTAGATGAgaagagcatgacatgtttgtcccatctccattgggcggtgaatTGGTTGATGTGGACCCTGATATGCggcaagacatgttacgtgacgttgatGACCTAGCTATGAACGAGAGAGATTCcatgaagttcagcaggttggtcaGTGACTCGGAGACTCCTCTATACGCAGGATGCAAGCCAAAGCACACCAAATTATCAGCAACATTAGACCTAATGAAGTTGAAGGCTAGTAGTGGATGGTCAGACAAGAGTTTTACAAAACTTTTGGGAATACTGAAGGACATGCTTCCTCAGGggaacacattgcccgagacgacatatgaagcaaaACAGGTTCTCTGTCCCCTAGGGTTAGAGGTCTGGAGAATTCACGCGTATCCAAACGattgcatattgtaccacaagcaatacgcggacttagatgcttgtcctgtctgcaaggcttctcgatacaagcgaaagaagaGCGCGGGCGAGGGAAAGAAGTCAAAGCGGGGTGGTCCGGcgaaggttgtgtggtatctaccaatcattgatcgtttcaagagaatatTTGCCAACCCCACTGAAGCAAAGTTAGTACATTGGCATGCCACagagagaaggaatgacggtTTGCTAAGACACCCTACAGATTGGATTCAATGTTGGAATATCGATCGAAAGCACAAAGAGTTTGCTGCCGACCCCAGAAACGTGAGGATATGtttgtgtacggatggcatgaatcctttcggagacatgagcagttctcacagcacttggccagttctcATTGCGAACTTtaacctcccgccatggttgtgcttcaaaagaaaatatattatgttgtgcttatTAATCCAAGGTCCGAGACAACTCGGCAATGACATCGATGTGTTCTTGGAGCCTGTTATCGATGACCTTGAGATTCTGTGGAAAGagggtgtggaaacttgggatgcatatggtcaggagaacttcacaCTACaagttctattgttctgcaccattaatgattATCCCGCGCTGGGTAATCTTTCTGGACAAACCgtgaaaggaaagaaggcatgctctgACTGTATGGAACATACACACAGTAGGTGGCTaaagaaatcaagaaagatGGTTTAAATGGGTCATAGGAGATGGCTCCCCCTACGGCACGcctttagaagaaagaagaaaattttcaatGGTAAGAAAGAACTTGGGTCTGCCCCTGCGGATTTGTCCGGAGATCAGGTACACAATATGGTGAAGGACATTActaatgagtttgggaagaaaagaaaacgtagcaaggAGGACAAGAATAGgttgtggaagaaaaaatccatattttggcggctaccttatTGGGAAGATCTTGAggtccgtcattgcattgatctgaTGCACGTAGAGAAGAATGTGTGCGATAGCTTGCTAGGGCTATTGTTGAATATGCCTAgcaagacaaaggacgggttgaatgCGCGTCTCGATCTATAGGACATGAACATTCGTAGTGAACTTCAGCCTGTTACAGATGAGAAGACAGGAAGAGTGTACCTCCCACCAGCTTGCCACACattgtcgaaggatgagaagatcgcaatgCTATCATGTCTGGCAGATATTAAAGTTCCTTCGGGCTATTGTGCGAGAATAAGTAAGCACGTTAAATTAGAGGATCCAAAgctggttggaatgaagtctcacgattgccacgtgctaatcacacagATATTGCCAGTTGCTATaagaggcattctaccaccaCAAGTCCATCACACGATCCAACGGCTTTgtgccttcttcaatgcaatcgGTCAGAAGATTATAGATCCAAAAGACCTAGATGGCTTGCAGGCCGATATTGTTAGTACCCTGAGTCACTTGGAGATGTATTTTACACTAGCTTTCTTCGATATCATGGTTCATCTCACTGTTCACCTACTGAAGCAAACAAAAATATGTGGGCCAGCTTTTATGAGAGAAATGTGGCCATTTGTCatgaccggaaataacccagcgggcgttccttacgtgcgtgtattattccttgtcccaggaggcaaggtacaccaaaaattgatacaatacagagtttaacaagcggaagcgtaaacaattaatttattacatgggcggtgaaggcccagcacacaggaagacaaacaaaaaacagcggaagactacggcgacgaccacaggcgcttgacggcaggcacgagctagacaccaaagccttcatcttccaggaactcctcttctgggtttgggaaaaattgagcaagactgagtacaaccaccgtactcaacaagacacacccacgagtgcagaataaatgcaagggagtacaagggagttataatataagggattaggGTTtgtagtaaacagcattaaaagacacttagttgctcaaagctattttgtaaatacgatcctcgagctatgcaatattattaatcaaggccgtgaacccacacgaacctgccttaacccaaggcctacgatgattcagaccgaactggcaactcgaccctgggtcccagctcgtcccaagccaacccaggccaaccattccacattttagtcgTTAAGaaggttttaagaattgaaacactaacttgggtacattgctcggcttgcccataaccgagggcgcggctattcgaataggttatactctaatcaaaggtgtacatctttacccacaagacacatcttcctcacgtgtaaccacgtgccacataccaccacggtatacggacggaagacatgacatagtttccaactcATCCTatccatagacaagagtaccgacccaaccccacctacggccggaacctccgggacaggtaggcaggactgagcccctagcagcaggacatcGGCCCTCTGCcctgacatctcgactaccgggccgcagctcgtgtagccttcatttgccctagagatgtccatcgacccccgacttcgtccatctccatccgtgtacttttgtttataaccagactgagccacaaactaagccttacccactagacatgtggaagtacggtagtgctttgcaacagaggcccggagaccggtccttatatggccgaggtgctactatcaaaaccatgcacccc harbors:
- the LOC136354153 gene encoding uncharacterized protein, which encodes MFVPSPLGGELVDVDPDMRQDMLRDVDDLAMNERDSMKFSRLVSDSETPLYAGCKPKHTKLSATLDLMKLKASSGWSDKSFTKLLGILKDMLPQGNTLPETTYEAKQVLCPLGLEVWRIHAYPNDCILYHKQYADLDACPVCKASRYKRKKSAGEGKKSKRGGPAKVVWYLPIIDRFKRIFANPTEAKLVHWHATERRNDGLLRHPTDWIQCWNIDRKHKEFAADPRNVRICLCTDGMNPFGDMSSSHSTWPVLIANFNLPPWLCFKRKYIMLCLLIQGPRQLGNDIDVFLEPVIDDLEILWKEGVETWDAYGQENFTLQVLLFCTINDYPALGNLSGQTVKGKKACSDCMEHTHRSFWDVTPFERYMGILKSYVRNRAKPEGSIIEGYTTEEAIEFCIDYMAETDPIGVPMSRHEGRLAGVGTTGRKRIVPDQASYAQVHFAVLQHMAEVTPYFEKHLAKVRQDNIGRSDIWINREHGARFNEWFKDRVAQSTDGPSEILQRLARGPSWDVDTWQGYDINGYTFYTVTQDEKSTVQNSGVRIDAYQDQAGSSTYFGRIEQIWELNYLNFKVPLFRCSWVNIRTGVKVDKEGFTLVDLAKVGYANEPFVLAKQVEQIFHIKDPANKKIHVIRDGKQRIVGVNNVVDEEEYNKNLHVRPQIDLDDDPEDEVAYVKKQEGFATKPGGLIAKSPLWVKASG